In Saccharicrinis fermentans DSM 9555 = JCM 21142, a genomic segment contains:
- a CDS encoding helix-turn-helix transcriptional regulator — MKREKLIRSKGYNVTKIQNELFRQLTSYLEENNMTQSAFAKQLGVSKGYVSQILNGDFDYKLSKLVELSLAIGKVPQISFEPISKVSEKKNTTKIIQLGEKKIKNSAARV; from the coding sequence ATGAAACGGGAAAAACTAATCAGAAGCAAAGGATATAATGTTACTAAAATTCAAAATGAATTATTCAGACAATTAACATCATATCTCGAAGAAAACAATATGACCCAGAGTGCTTTTGCCAAACAATTAGGAGTATCAAAAGGCTATGTGTCACAAATATTAAATGGAGATTTCGATTATAAACTTTCAAAATTAGTAGAACTTTCTTTGGCTATCGGTAAGGTTCCTCAAATTAGCTTTGAGCCTATTTCAAAAGTTTCAGAAAAGAAAAATACGACAAAAATAATTCAATTGGGAGAGAAAAAAATAAAGAATTCGGCAGCTAGAGTGTAA
- a CDS encoding HAD family hydrolase, translated as MTNLKNKKNIIFDLGNVVVDIHLNTTIERFKELGFKQHGNFLGKYKQDGIFHDYEVGKITTMDFVKGIKEQMNASVSDNDVIEAWNAIIGDYKEERINTILKLRETHHVYLLSNTNEFHIKACADRVPIVGSLDKLFDKLYYSYEMNMSKPNRDIFEAVLSGANIKAEETLFLDDGPANVEMARSLGIESWLVEYPNQWVSRMDKLILEQLSVSQ; from the coding sequence ATGACAAATTTAAAAAATAAAAAAAATATCATCTTCGATTTAGGCAATGTAGTAGTCGATATCCACCTGAATACCACCATAGAACGATTTAAAGAACTCGGTTTTAAGCAGCATGGAAATTTTTTAGGCAAATACAAACAAGACGGTATTTTTCACGATTACGAAGTAGGAAAGATCACAACAATGGACTTTGTGAAAGGAATCAAAGAACAGATGAATGCAAGTGTAAGTGATAATGATGTGATAGAGGCATGGAATGCCATTATCGGAGATTACAAAGAGGAACGCATCAACACCATCTTAAAGCTAAGAGAAACACACCATGTTTACCTACTAAGTAATACCAACGAATTTCATATCAAAGCATGTGCCGATCGGGTACCTATCGTAGGTTCCCTAGATAAGCTTTTTGACAAGCTATACTACAGTTATGAGATGAACATGAGCAAGCCCAATCGGGATATTTTTGAGGCGGTACTGAGTGGTGCTAATATAAAAGCAGAAGAGACTCTTTTTCTAGATGATGGCCCCGCCAACGTTGAGATGGCAAGAAGCCTAGGTATTGAATCTTGGTTGGTAGAATATCCCAATCAATGGGTATCACGCATGGACAAGCTAATTCTTGAACAATTATCAGTAAGTCAGTAA
- a CDS encoding SPOR domain-containing protein, translated as MIFTVAFFSCGKKKEEPKKVVQREVIKPVEEKKDTIIPVPEPEPIVVEKPANKYFLIAASFVKEANAISFKDKLVEEGFDSEVIVRDRGLNKDFYKVSYKGFSDRELAYRELRNEKKQPDHEDVWLLIKK; from the coding sequence ATGATTTTTACTGTTGCTTTTTTTAGCTGCGGTAAAAAGAAAGAAGAGCCTAAAAAGGTAGTGCAACGCGAAGTGATTAAACCGGTGGAGGAAAAGAAAGATACTATTATACCGGTGCCGGAACCAGAGCCGATTGTGGTGGAAAAACCAGCAAATAAATATTTTTTAATAGCAGCCAGCTTTGTGAAGGAAGCCAATGCTATTTCCTTTAAAGATAAACTGGTAGAAGAGGGATTTGATTCTGAGGTAATTGTTAGAGACAGAGGTTTAAATAAAGATTTCTACAAGGTCTCTTATAAGGGGTTTTCCGATAGGGAGTTGGCTTACCGTGAATTGAGAAATGAGAAAAAGCAGCCAGATCACGAAGATGTTTGGCTACTTATAAAGAAGTAA
- a CDS encoding response regulator transcription factor: MIEADNFKILLVDDEPDILEFVSYNLKKEGFQVLTSQNGSEAIEMAKKELPQLIILDVMMPEMDGIETCEEIKRIPLLKNTIVAFLTARGEDYSQIAGFDAGADDYISKPIKPKVLISRVKALLKRYNPETKTAQEEKSDVIRIGELVIDREKYIIINKGDELVLPKKEFELLMLLASKPDKVFTRDEIYHSVWGDSIIVGDRTIDVHIRKVREKIGQNHIKTIKGVGYKFVE, translated from the coding sequence CTTATTAGTAGATGACGAACCAGATATTTTAGAGTTTGTCAGTTACAACTTAAAAAAGGAAGGTTTTCAGGTTCTTACTTCTCAAAATGGAAGTGAGGCCATAGAGATGGCGAAGAAAGAACTTCCTCAACTGATTATTCTCGATGTGATGATGCCTGAGATGGATGGTATAGAAACATGTGAAGAAATTAAAAGAATACCTCTATTGAAGAACACGATTGTGGCATTTTTGACTGCAAGGGGCGAAGATTATTCTCAAATTGCAGGTTTTGATGCCGGGGCTGATGATTATATCTCCAAGCCGATTAAGCCAAAGGTGTTGATATCCAGGGTTAAGGCGCTGCTGAAGAGGTACAATCCGGAAACGAAGACGGCTCAGGAAGAGAAGTCGGATGTGATACGCATAGGAGAGCTGGTGATCGATCGTGAGAAATATATCATTATTAATAAAGGTGATGAGCTGGTATTACCCAAAAAAGAATTTGAGTTATTGATGCTCTTGGCTTCTAAACCTGATAAGGTGTTTACGCGCGATGAGATATATCACTCTGTTTGGGGTGATAGTATTATCGTAGGGGACAGAACCATTGATGTTCACATTCGAAAAGTGAGGGAAAAAATTGGCCAGAATCATATTAAAACTATAAAAGGTGTTGGTTATAAGTTTGTTGAGTAA